A window of the Verminephrobacter eiseniae EF01-2 genome harbors these coding sequences:
- a CDS encoding mobile mystery protein A produces MSPELNQLRLEQLQATLSSYADLVKRQTPPRGWLKLIREALGRTERQQAQRLGISGPTLHKSEQSEADDRITLGQLRKLADGLDCELVYALVPRRPLTEVVQERARTIAVEEVGSVAHTMGLEDQRPGADRLRKQVERRTEELLRGRWSDLWR; encoded by the coding sequence ATGTCGCCTGAACTAAATCAACTCAGACTCGAGCAACTGCAAGCCACCCTGTCCAGTTACGCGGACTTGGTGAAGCGGCAGACCCCGCCACGGGGCTGGTTGAAGCTCATCCGGGAGGCCCTGGGGCGCACGGAACGCCAGCAGGCCCAGCGGCTGGGCATTTCCGGGCCAACGCTGCACAAGTCAGAACAGTCCGAAGCGGACGACCGTATCACGCTCGGGCAGTTACGAAAGCTCGCCGACGGGCTGGACTGCGAACTGGTCTACGCCCTGGTTCCCCGCCGGCCGCTCACGGAGGTGGTCCAGGAACGCGCCCGCACCATCGCCGTAGAAGAGGTCGGGAGTGTGGCCCATACCATGGGGCTCGAAGACCAGCGCCCGGGCGCCGACCGGCTTCGCAAGCAGGTGGAACGCAGGACCGAAGAACTGCTGCGTGGCCGGTGGTCGGACCTATGGCGATAG
- the dnaN gene encoding DNA polymerase III subunit beta: protein MIVLKATQDKVLAALQSVAGIVERRHTLPILANVLIRKTGNALQLTTSDLEIQIRTTAELGGDTGECMTTMSVRKLIDILRTMPGEQTVSLESDQSRLILKAGKSRFTLHSLPGQDFPLVQESAAFGPVFSVPQKTLKSLLGQVSFTMAVQDIRYYLNGILFVAEGQTLSLIATDGHRLAFACATLDVQVPKQEVILPRKTVLELQRLLSDADGDNRPHIEMQFASNQAKFTFGGMEFVTKLVEGKFPDYNRVIPKNHHNCVTLGRAALLTSLQRTAIMTSDKFKGVRLNLEPGALRVASSNAEQEEAVDELDVDYAGDNIEIGFNVTYLIDALANMEQDMVQLAFADGNSSALLTIPANDNFKYVVMPMRI, encoded by the coding sequence ATGATTGTCCTGAAAGCGACACAAGACAAGGTTCTCGCGGCTTTGCAATCCGTGGCCGGCATCGTTGAGCGCCGCCATACGCTGCCGATCCTGGCCAATGTGCTGATCCGCAAGACCGGCAATGCCTTGCAACTGACGACCAGCGATCTGGAAATCCAGATCCGCACCACGGCCGAGCTTGGCGGCGACACCGGCGAATGCATGACCACCATGAGCGTGCGCAAGCTCATCGACATCTTGCGCACCATGCCGGGCGAGCAGACGGTGAGCCTGGAGTCGGACCAGTCCAGGCTCATCCTCAAGGCCGGCAAGAGCCGCTTTACGCTGCACAGCCTGCCGGGCCAGGACTTCCCGCTGGTGCAGGAATCGGCCGCGTTCGGCCCGGTGTTCAGCGTTCCGCAAAAGACCCTGAAGAGCCTGCTGGGCCAGGTCTCGTTCACGATGGCCGTGCAGGACATCCGCTACTACCTCAACGGCATCTTGTTCGTGGCCGAGGGCCAAACACTGTCGCTGATCGCCACCGACGGCCACCGCCTGGCTTTCGCCTGCGCCACGCTCGACGTGCAAGTGCCCAAGCAGGAAGTCATCCTGCCGCGCAAGACCGTGCTCGAACTGCAACGCCTGCTCAGCGACGCGGACGGCGACAACCGGCCCCACATCGAGATGCAGTTTGCCAGCAACCAGGCCAAATTCACCTTTGGCGGCATGGAGTTCGTCACCAAACTGGTCGAGGGCAAGTTCCCGGACTACAACCGCGTGATCCCGAAGAACCACCACAACTGCGTCACGCTGGGCCGCGCGGCCTTGCTGACCAGCCTGCAACGCACGGCCATCATGACCAGCGACAAGTTCAAGGGCGTGCGCCTGAACCTGGAGCCCGGCGCGCTGCGCGTGGCATCGAGCAACGCCGAACAGGAGGAGGCCGTCGACGAGCTCGATGTCGACTACGCCGGCGACAACATCGAGATCGGCTTCAACGTGACCTACCTCATCGACGCACTGGCCAACATGGAGCAGGACATGGTGCAGTTGGCGTTCGCCGACGGCAACAGTTCGGCCTTGCTGACCATCCCCGCCAACGACAACTTCAAGTATGTCGTGATGCCGATGCGCATCTAG
- the gyrB gene encoding DNA topoisomerase (ATP-hydrolyzing) subunit B — protein MTADNPLPEPAPGGTGGPALPKIDTRQAGASESYDAGAITILEGLEAVRKRPGMYIGDTSDGTGLHHLVFEVVDNSIDEALAGHCDDIVVTIHTDNSISVTDNGRGIPTGVKFDDKHEPRRSAAEIALTELHAGGKFNQNSYKVSGGLHGVGVSCVNALSKWLRLTVRREGRVHQLEFARGFVQDRLLDTVDGVAVSPMKLAGATEKRGTEVHFLPDAEIFKENRDFHYEILAKRLRELSFLNNGVRIRLKDERSGKEDDFSGAGGVRGFVEFINKGKTALHPNSFYATGERPAETYGGIPGTHIGVEVAMQWNSAYAEQVLCFTNNIPQRDGGTHLTGLRAAMTRVINKYIEETEMAKKAKVEVTGDDMREGLCCVLSVKLPEPKFSSQTKDKLVSSEVRAPVEDIVGKLLADYLQEKPADAKIICSKIVDAARAREAARKAREMTRRKGALDGLGLPGKLADCQEKDPALCEIYIVEGDSAGGSAKQGRDRKFQAILPLRGKILNVEKARYEKLLTSDAILTLITALGTGIGKAGGSAGGDDFDAAKLRYHRIIIMTDADVDGAHIRTLLLTFFYRQMPELVERGHIYIAQPPLYKVKAGKEELYLKDDPALDNFLLRIALNQASVLTGNADQAVLSGATLTELARKHQSAESVIARLSHFMDAEALRAMADGVRLRLGSLADAQASAVALQAKLRELHTTGAPAEVTGEFDARTDKPLLRISRRHHGNIKSSAITQDFVHGADYAALAEAAETFRGLLGANAKAMRGEAEKQKEEKISDFRQAMKWLISEAERTTTRQRYKGLGEMNPEQLWETTMDPSVRRLLRVQIDDAIEADRVFTMLMGDEVEPRRDFIEMNALRAGNIDV, from the coding sequence ATGACCGCTGACAACCCCCTGCCCGAGCCCGCACCCGGCGGCACTGGTGGGCCTGCCCTGCCAAAGATCGACACCCGGCAGGCGGGCGCCAGCGAAAGCTACGACGCAGGCGCCATCACCATCCTGGAAGGTCTGGAGGCGGTGCGCAAGCGCCCCGGCATGTACATCGGCGACACCAGCGACGGCACCGGACTGCACCACCTGGTGTTCGAGGTGGTGGACAACTCGATCGACGAAGCCCTGGCCGGCCACTGCGACGACATCGTGGTGACCATCCACACCGACAACTCGATCAGCGTGACCGACAACGGTCGCGGCATTCCCACCGGCGTGAAGTTCGACGACAAGCACGAGCCCAGGCGCAGCGCGGCCGAAATCGCGCTGACCGAACTGCACGCGGGCGGCAAGTTCAACCAAAACAGCTACAAGGTATCGGGCGGCCTGCACGGCGTGGGCGTGAGCTGCGTGAACGCGCTGAGCAAATGGCTGCGCCTGACGGTGCGCCGCGAAGGCCGGGTGCACCAGCTCGAATTTGCGCGCGGCTTCGTGCAAGACCGCCTGCTCGACACCGTGGACGGCGTCGCCGTCTCGCCGATGAAGCTCGCCGGCGCGACCGAAAAACGCGGCACCGAAGTGCACTTTCTGCCCGACGCCGAAATCTTCAAAGAAAACCGCGACTTCCACTACGAAATTCTGGCCAAGCGGCTGCGCGAGCTGTCCTTTTTGAACAATGGCGTGCGCATCCGCCTGAAAGACGAGCGCAGCGGCAAGGAAGACGACTTCTCGGGCGCCGGCGGCGTGCGCGGTTTCGTCGAATTCATCAACAAGGGCAAGACCGCCCTGCACCCGAACTCGTTTTACGCCACCGGCGAGCGCCCGGCCGAGACCTATGGCGGCATCCCCGGCACGCATATCGGCGTGGAAGTGGCCATGCAGTGGAACAGCGCCTACGCCGAGCAGGTGCTGTGCTTTACCAACAACATCCCCCAGCGCGACGGCGGCACCCACCTGACCGGCCTGCGCGCGGCGATGACCCGCGTCATCAACAAGTACATCGAAGAAACCGAAATGGCCAAGAAGGCCAAGGTCGAAGTCACCGGCGACGACATGCGCGAAGGGCTGTGCTGCGTGCTGAGCGTGAAACTGCCCGAGCCCAAGTTCAGCAGCCAGACCAAGGACAAACTGGTATCGAGCGAAGTGCGCGCCCCGGTGGAAGACATCGTGGGCAAGCTGCTGGCCGACTACCTGCAGGAAAAGCCCGCCGACGCGAAGATCATCTGCAGCAAGATCGTGGACGCCGCCCGCGCCCGCGAAGCCGCCCGCAAGGCCCGTGAAATGACGCGCCGCAAGGGCGCGCTCGACGGCCTGGGCCTGCCCGGCAAGCTGGCCGACTGCCAGGAAAAAGACCCCGCGCTGTGCGAGATCTACATCGTCGAGGGCGACTCGGCCGGCGGCTCTGCCAAGCAGGGGCGCGACCGCAAATTCCAGGCCATCTTGCCGCTGCGCGGCAAGATCCTGAACGTGGAAAAAGCCCGCTACGAAAAGCTGCTGACCAGCGACGCCATCCTGACGCTGATCACCGCCCTGGGCACCGGCATCGGCAAGGCCGGCGGCAGCGCCGGCGGCGACGACTTCGACGCCGCCAAGCTGCGCTACCACCGCATCATCATCATGACCGACGCCGACGTCGACGGCGCCCATATCCGCACCCTGCTGCTGACCTTCTTTTACCGGCAAATGCCCGAACTGGTCGAGCGCGGCCACATCTACATCGCCCAGCCGCCGCTGTACAAGGTCAAAGCCGGCAAAGAGGAGTTGTACCTGAAGGACGACCCGGCGCTGGACAACTTCCTGCTGCGCATTGCGCTGAACCAGGCCAGCGTGCTCACCGGCAACGCCGACCAGGCCGTGCTGAGCGGCGCGACCCTGACCGAACTGGCGCGCAAGCACCAGAGCGCCGAAAGCGTGATCGCCCGCCTGAGCCACTTCATGGACGCAGAAGCGCTGCGCGCAATGGCCGACGGCGTGCGCCTGCGGCTGGGCAGCCTGGCCGATGCCCAGGCCAGCGCCGTGGCGCTGCAAGCCAAGCTGCGCGAGCTGCACACCACCGGCGCCCCGGCCGAAGTGACGGGCGAGTTCGACGCCCGCACCGACAAGCCCCTGCTGCGCATCAGCCGCCGCCACCACGGCAACATCAAGAGCAGCGCGATCACGCAAGACTTCGTGCACGGCGCCGACTATGCCGCCCTGGCCGAAGCCGCCGAAACCTTCCGCGGCCTGCTCGGCGCAAACGCCAAGGCCATGCGCGGCGAGGCGGAAAAGCAAAAGGAAGAAAAAATCAGCGACTTCCGCCAGGCCATGAAATGGCTCATCAGCGAAGCCGAGCGCACCACCACCCGCCAGCGCTACAAGGGCCTGGGCGAAATGAACCCCGAGCAGCTATGGGAAACGACGATGGACCCGAGCGTGCGCCGCCTGCTGCGCGTGCAGATCGACGACGCCATCGAGGCCGATCGCGTGTTCACGATGCTGATGGGCGATGAGGTCGAGCCACGGCGGGACTTCATCGAGATGAATGCGCTCAGGGCGGGGAACATCGACGTTTGA
- a CDS encoding mobile mystery protein B: MAIDLDEQDGQTPLDPDEKAGLIPEHLVTKGDLNDWEQENILRAVRWLKRARAPDVLSEGFCRELHKQMFGKTWSWAGTFRKSDKNIGCDWTQVAVRLKNLFDNTRWWAENATFPPDEIGARFHRDLVWIHPFPNGNGRHARMMADALVRSLGEPAFSWGSGGNLVAANEARARYLAALRAADQGDYQLLLAFVRS, translated from the coding sequence ATGGCGATAGACCTCGATGAGCAGGATGGCCAGACCCCGCTGGACCCCGACGAGAAGGCCGGGCTCATCCCTGAGCACCTGGTCACCAAGGGCGACCTGAACGACTGGGAGCAGGAGAACATCCTGCGTGCCGTGCGCTGGCTGAAGCGGGCGCGTGCGCCGGACGTGCTCAGCGAAGGATTCTGCCGAGAGTTGCATAAGCAGATGTTCGGCAAGACTTGGTCATGGGCGGGCACGTTTCGCAAGTCGGACAAGAACATCGGCTGTGACTGGACGCAGGTGGCGGTGCGGCTCAAGAACCTATTCGACAACACGCGTTGGTGGGCCGAAAATGCCACGTTCCCGCCTGATGAAATCGGCGCACGCTTTCATCGCGACCTGGTCTGGATTCATCCGTTTCCCAACGGGAATGGGCGGCATGCCCGCATGATGGCCGACGCGCTGGTGCGTAGTCTGGGCGAACCGGCGTTCTCCTGGGGCAGTGGCGGCAATCTGGTTGCAGCCAATGAGGCCCGGGCCCGGTATCTGGCCGCCCTGCGGGCTGCGGACCAGGGCGACTATCAACTGCTGCTGGCGTTCGTCCGGAGTTGA